Proteins encoded within one genomic window of Polynucleobacter duraquae:
- a CDS encoding sulfite oxidase heme-binding subunit YedZ, whose amino-acid sequence MKLLIFLLALLPLDRLIWLGFTDGLGANPIEFITRSTGTWALVFLCLTLAMTPLRLLTNSTTWIRHRRMLGLFSFFYASLHFAIWLWLDQDFDLIEMLKDVVKRPFITMGFISLVLLFPLALTSTHSAQRKLGRRWAHLHRLIYLIACTAILHYWWHKAGKNDLDTVTIYAVVLLLLLCCRIPYIRKLLGKRSTI is encoded by the coding sequence ATGAAGCTACTGATCTTCCTATTAGCCTTATTGCCATTAGATCGTTTGATTTGGTTGGGATTTACTGATGGTTTGGGCGCGAATCCGATTGAGTTCATTACGCGCTCAACAGGAACATGGGCGCTAGTTTTCTTATGCCTAACGCTGGCGATGACGCCATTGCGTTTGTTAACGAATTCAACGACGTGGATCCGGCATCGCAGAATGTTAGGTCTATTTAGTTTCTTTTACGCATCGCTTCATTTTGCCATTTGGCTTTGGCTAGATCAGGATTTTGATCTAATAGAGATGTTGAAAGATGTAGTGAAGCGGCCCTTTATTACGATGGGCTTTATTAGCCTGGTTTTGCTATTTCCACTAGCGCTGACCTCTACCCATTCGGCCCAAAGAAAATTGGGTCGTCGCTGGGCGCACTTACATCGACTCATCTATCTCATTGCCTGTACTGCAATTCTCCACTATTGGTGGCATAAGGCGGGCAAGAATGATTTAGATACCGTCACAATCTATGCAGTGGTTTTGCTATTGCTGTTATGTTGTAGGATTCCTTATATTCGTAAGCTCTTGGGCAAGCGATCTACCATTTAA
- a CDS encoding phasin family protein produces MSKNPFDLGGMANQTKGMKAAQAVGQAALTSAQEIAQLNQRAAQDLSSRMQAKVAELMKTQDPKAAFDYVHAEVLQDAAKEVAEYQSQLFQALASGNKELAKIAEAMIKESQHDLIHFVNEATQNSPAGAEPYTSIFKVSFNSALENFELIRAAMTNSFSSLEKGMESMNQSSDREKTGSALKPKK; encoded by the coding sequence ATGAGTAAAAATCCATTTGATTTAGGCGGAATGGCAAATCAGACCAAGGGTATGAAGGCTGCTCAGGCGGTTGGCCAGGCAGCGCTTACTAGTGCTCAGGAGATTGCCCAATTAAATCAGCGTGCTGCACAAGATCTCTCCTCTCGAATGCAAGCCAAAGTAGCAGAGCTGATGAAAACACAGGATCCTAAGGCGGCATTTGATTATGTTCATGCTGAGGTATTGCAAGACGCTGCCAAAGAGGTGGCCGAGTATCAGTCCCAACTCTTTCAAGCCTTAGCTAGTGGAAATAAAGAGTTGGCAAAAATTGCTGAGGCAATGATCAAAGAGTCTCAACATGATTTAATTCATTTTGTGAATGAGGCAACACAAAATTCTCCTGCCGGTGCTGAGCCATACACCTCGATATTTAAAGTCTCCTTTAATAGTGCCCTTGAAAATTTTGAATTAATTCGAGCGGCCATGACGAATTCATTTTCCAGCCTTGAGAAGGGTATGGAGAGTATGAATCAGTCTTCAGATAGGGAGAAAACTGGCTCTGCACTAAAACCTAAAAAGTAA
- a CDS encoding TolC family protein: protein MNRLSSALIFVVSILCAGGVNAQGQKPLSLNELIGMALESSPQVLGARDQSKAIKGQLSSARAIPNPEFEMNTGQQRSATGPLTTGNVSSWSVTQPLDMPYTRYPRVNAAEANVRAAEATRIAFEIEMISRVQQRFYELMRRDAELKAAEEDLGLTKQIRDRMQIRYDVGDTARFELIRAQTEFLNAQINTESSKLRVEQAKGQLRQVVGHSLPPDYEVVSQPLKMEPLPPLPILLSELHAQSPELQKAKAEVEATESKLSFEQNSRLPRLSIKAQQYNDPNFTDRLYGLVVSIPIWDFKGGQIAEAEANASKARNQLNAQSQSLEQQLETAYKLYQMTSYQVKILDQEVVQLASSARRIAEVSYRYGERGMLEYLDAQRTFRVARNDLIKARFDLASVLTEIQRLRATPEWIAKIESGKQ, encoded by the coding sequence ATGAATCGCTTAAGTTCTGCGCTTATCTTTGTGGTTAGCATCCTATGTGCAGGAGGAGTGAATGCACAAGGTCAAAAACCACTTTCACTCAATGAGCTGATTGGAATGGCCCTAGAGTCCAGCCCTCAAGTACTAGGCGCAAGAGATCAATCTAAGGCGATTAAGGGGCAACTCTCTTCGGCTCGCGCGATTCCAAATCCTGAGTTTGAAATGAACACTGGACAACAGAGGTCAGCAACTGGGCCGCTCACTACGGGCAATGTTTCCTCCTGGTCGGTAACTCAGCCTCTGGACATGCCATACACCCGCTATCCCAGAGTAAATGCTGCTGAAGCAAATGTCCGCGCTGCAGAGGCGACTCGGATTGCTTTTGAAATTGAAATGATCTCTAGAGTCCAGCAGCGTTTTTATGAATTGATGCGTCGCGATGCAGAATTAAAAGCTGCGGAAGAAGATTTAGGTTTGACAAAGCAAATTCGTGATCGCATGCAAATTCGTTATGACGTCGGTGATACCGCACGATTTGAATTGATTCGCGCGCAAACTGAATTTCTGAATGCACAAATTAATACTGAATCAAGCAAGTTGAGGGTTGAGCAGGCCAAGGGTCAGCTCAGGCAAGTAGTAGGACATAGCTTGCCACCGGACTATGAGGTGGTTTCGCAACCCTTAAAGATGGAGCCATTACCTCCCTTGCCAATATTACTCAGTGAGCTTCATGCGCAAAGCCCTGAGTTGCAGAAGGCAAAAGCAGAAGTCGAGGCAACCGAATCCAAGCTGAGTTTTGAGCAGAACTCTCGCTTACCTCGACTCTCCATTAAAGCCCAGCAATATAACGACCCTAACTTTACCGATCGTCTTTATGGCTTGGTGGTCAGTATTCCTATTTGGGATTTTAAGGGTGGTCAGATAGCGGAGGCAGAGGCTAATGCTTCTAAAGCCAGGAACCAATTAAATGCCCAGAGTCAAAGTCTGGAGCAGCAGTTAGAGACTGCTTATAAGCTTTACCAAATGACGAGCTATCAGGTAAAAATATTGGACCAAGAGGTTGTTCAGTTGGCTTCGAGTGCAAGACGAATTGCTGAAGTTTCCTATCGGTATGGTGAGCGTGGCATGCTTGAGTATTTAGATGCGCAAAGAACATTCAGGGTGGCTCGTAATGACTTGATTAAGGCTCGCTTTGATTTGGCTTCGGTCCTTACGGAGATTCAGCGTTTAAGAGCAACCCCAGAGTGGATTGCAAAAATTGAGAGTGGAAAGCAATGA
- a CDS encoding MBL fold metallo-hydrolase produces the protein MKVLEKRIGNYLLPPGIEIFERGWLSANNVLLFSEEDVSLVDSGYCAHQQLTVDLVTHALKQHHLETLNKVVNTHLHSDHCGGNTVLSETFDCEIWIPEAEAIAIRDWNEDLLSFQQLGQECPRFTHHALLVPGEEIILGPYRWQILAAPGHDNHSIMLYQEQHQILISADALWEEGFGVIFPELWGEGGFEEVAQTLELIESLPVALVIPGHGKPFTDVRQSIETAKSRLDYLSSDADRNARHGAKVLLKYKLLEWRSQKLAEVNQWIAGTPVLESIRKQLNMSSEDFQVWLVEALVKSKAAAVHKDHLVNLG, from the coding sequence ATGAAGGTACTTGAAAAGCGGATTGGCAATTACTTGCTCCCACCCGGAATTGAAATTTTCGAGCGCGGGTGGTTATCGGCAAATAATGTATTACTTTTTAGTGAGGAAGATGTATCGCTAGTTGATAGCGGTTACTGTGCACACCAGCAGTTAACTGTTGATCTAGTCACTCATGCGCTTAAGCAACATCACTTGGAAACGCTAAATAAAGTAGTGAATACTCATCTGCACTCAGATCACTGTGGTGGTAACACAGTCTTATCAGAGACATTCGATTGTGAGATATGGATACCAGAAGCAGAAGCAATCGCCATACGAGACTGGAATGAGGATTTGCTGAGCTTTCAGCAATTGGGGCAAGAATGTCCACGCTTCACGCATCATGCCCTGCTTGTGCCTGGCGAAGAAATTATCTTAGGACCTTATCGCTGGCAAATTCTGGCAGCCCCTGGCCATGACAACCATTCGATCATGTTATACCAAGAGCAGCATCAAATCTTGATCTCGGCTGATGCGCTATGGGAGGAAGGCTTTGGAGTCATCTTTCCTGAGCTCTGGGGTGAGGGTGGTTTTGAGGAGGTAGCGCAGACCTTAGAGTTGATTGAGAGTCTCCCTGTTGCCTTAGTTATTCCTGGGCATGGCAAGCCTTTTACGGATGTCAGGCAGTCAATTGAGACTGCAAAATCGCGCCTCGATTACCTCTCAAGTGATGCTGACCGCAATGCACGTCATGGTGCTAAGGTCCTGCTGAAGTACAAACTGTTGGAATGGCGTAGTCAGAAGTTAGCAGAGGTCAATCAGTGGATTGCAGGTACGCCTGTATTGGAAAGTATTCGCAAGCAGCTCAATATGAGCAGTGAAGATTTTCAAGTTTGGTTGGTAGAGGCTTTAGTGAAATCGAAAGCAGCTGCTGTTCATAAAGATCATTTGGTCAATCTGGGTTAA
- the msrP gene encoding protein-methionine-sulfoxide reductase catalytic subunit MsrP gives MSTNEQKRLSQEITPKAVFERRRDLIKHAAAGAFGLALAPWFSREALASNAQKLIATPNPNFVLKEESTSYQYVTGYNNFYEFGTDKSDPAANAHSLQTRPWTVSIEGLVKKPMTLDIDALLKLAPMEERIYRMRCVEGWSMVIPWDGYSLSKLLNQVQPLGSAKYVEFITLADRKQMPGLKSQIIDWPYREGLRLDEAMNPLTLLTFGLYGETLPKQNGAPVRIVVPWKYGFKSAKSIVKIRLTEEMPKTSWSQFDAREYGFYSNVNPLVDHPRWSQATERRIGDSKGGFAPKIKTQMFNGYGDQVASMYAGMDLKKFY, from the coding sequence ATGTCCACAAATGAGCAAAAGCGGCTTTCCCAGGAAATTACTCCTAAAGCAGTCTTTGAGAGGCGCCGTGACCTAATCAAGCATGCTGCGGCCGGAGCTTTTGGTCTAGCGCTCGCACCTTGGTTCTCACGTGAGGCTCTTGCTAGTAATGCGCAAAAGTTAATTGCTACGCCAAACCCAAACTTTGTTCTGAAAGAGGAATCAACTAGTTATCAATATGTCACTGGCTATAACAACTTCTATGAGTTTGGAACGGATAAATCAGATCCCGCTGCTAATGCCCATAGTTTGCAAACTCGGCCATGGACTGTATCGATTGAAGGTTTGGTTAAAAAACCAATGACTTTAGATATAGATGCCTTGCTAAAGCTCGCTCCGATGGAGGAGCGTATTTATCGTATGCGCTGCGTTGAGGGATGGTCGATGGTCATTCCTTGGGATGGTTACTCTCTATCGAAATTACTGAATCAGGTGCAGCCTTTAGGCTCCGCAAAGTATGTTGAATTTATTACCTTAGCTGATCGCAAGCAAATGCCGGGACTGAAGAGCCAGATTATCGATTGGCCTTATCGAGAAGGTCTACGTTTGGATGAGGCTATGAATCCCCTGACACTGCTCACTTTTGGTCTTTACGGCGAAACGTTACCAAAGCAGAATGGCGCCCCAGTCCGAATCGTGGTGCCCTGGAAATATGGATTTAAGAGCGCCAAGTCGATTGTGAAAATTCGTTTAACAGAAGAAATGCCCAAGACTAGCTGGAGCCAGTTTGACGCACGCGAGTATGGGTTTTATTCCAATGTAAATCCTTTGGTAGATCACCCTCGCTGGAGTCAGGCGACCGAGCGTCGTATTGGCGACTCTAAAGGTGGCTTTGCTCCCAAAATCAAAACCCAAATGTTCAATGGTTATGGCGATCAAGTGGCGAGTATGTATGCTGGGATGGATTTGAAGAAATTCTATTAA
- a CDS encoding GNAT family N-acetyltransferase has protein sequence MNIPTPFTNKTYALGDGGYYQIRSIQADDRERIIELFNHLSPDSRYLRFAHAISKLPDDFLDDILHLDYKKEMALLAVITSLTGTEEIIGIARYVTPPNQNACEFSLSVSDNYTTHGIGTHLMLDLIEHAKKNGLQEMIGYVLIKNSRMLHLVSDLGFQTHRQDDDPDFKTVSLPL, from the coding sequence ATGAATATACCTACCCCATTTACCAACAAGACCTATGCGCTTGGTGATGGGGGCTATTACCAGATTCGCTCTATTCAAGCGGATGATCGTGAGCGAATTATTGAGCTATTCAATCACCTTTCGCCCGATAGTCGCTATCTTCGATTTGCCCATGCAATCTCCAAACTTCCAGATGACTTTCTTGATGACATCTTGCACTTGGACTATAAAAAAGAAATGGCATTACTTGCGGTAATCACCAGCCTCACTGGTACCGAGGAGATTATTGGGATTGCACGCTATGTGACGCCGCCCAATCAAAATGCTTGTGAGTTCTCCCTGAGCGTGAGTGATAACTACACTACACATGGTATTGGCACACATTTAATGCTTGATCTTATTGAACATGCCAAAAAGAATGGATTGCAAGAAATGATTGGATATGTTTTGATTAAAAATTCTAGAATGCTTCATCTTGTCTCTGATCTGGGCTTTCAGACTCACAGGCAAGATGATGACCCTGACTTTAAAACTGTGAGCCTGCCACTGTGA
- a CDS encoding 4a-hydroxytetrahydrobiopterin dehydratase: protein MSKPNTLAQDFDFAKVLPEWRVNLDTQELERVFVFKDFKRAFEFMTLCADFAEQLDHHPDWSNAWNKVSVRLSTHSMKALTELDITMACTMDQFALKVSA, encoded by the coding sequence ATGTCTAAACCCAATACACTTGCTCAAGATTTTGATTTTGCAAAAGTGTTACCTGAGTGGCGGGTAAATCTGGATACTCAAGAGCTAGAGCGGGTATTTGTATTTAAGGACTTTAAGAGGGCTTTTGAATTCATGACGCTGTGTGCAGATTTTGCTGAGCAGTTAGATCATCACCCAGACTGGTCAAACGCTTGGAATAAAGTATCGGTGCGATTGAGCACCCATTCCATGAAGGCCTTAACCGAGCTAGACATCACCATGGCGTGCACCATGGATCAGTTCGCCCTTAAAGTCTCAGCTTAG
- a CDS encoding peptidylprolyl isomerase, whose product MKSHAIRFFLSALLVISFVGSSSAQDALPINAAASVNGVIISNDAVEQGIQVALSQGQKDSPELRKAVLGKMIEISLLSQQAEKDGLANSDRANSQLALIRQNYLADLELSTYMSRNPVSDTDVQAEYNREIATLGSQGMIVEYKVSDIAVATEADAQAALARIKKGESFDKVAKSVSLAPNKVQGGAVGWVQAGQTLPQIATVLIGLSKGQISPAPIQMPQGWYLIKLEDKKFSKPPTYEQAKAAIRNGLMQKKQFEFLSQLRQGANIVVR is encoded by the coding sequence ATGAAATCCCATGCCATTCGTTTTTTTCTTAGCGCTTTGCTTGTAATTAGTTTTGTAGGCTCTTCATCTGCTCAGGATGCGCTACCAATCAATGCTGCTGCTTCTGTTAATGGCGTCATCATTTCGAACGATGCTGTTGAGCAAGGTATTCAGGTGGCGTTATCTCAAGGTCAAAAAGATTCTCCAGAGCTGCGTAAGGCAGTTCTAGGAAAAATGATTGAAATTTCTCTTTTATCGCAACAAGCCGAAAAAGATGGGCTCGCAAATTCTGATCGGGCTAATAGTCAACTGGCTCTGATTCGCCAAAATTATTTAGCAGATCTCGAGTTATCTACATATATGTCAAGAAACCCGGTGAGCGATACTGATGTTCAAGCTGAGTACAACCGTGAGATTGCTACTCTAGGATCGCAGGGCATGATTGTGGAATATAAGGTGAGTGATATTGCTGTTGCTACTGAGGCTGACGCACAAGCTGCGCTAGCCAGAATTAAAAAAGGTGAGTCCTTCGATAAAGTGGCTAAGAGTGTTTCACTCGCGCCAAATAAGGTTCAGGGTGGGGCAGTAGGTTGGGTGCAAGCAGGACAGACTTTGCCACAGATTGCTACCGTATTAATAGGCTTGTCCAAGGGTCAGATTTCTCCGGCACCGATTCAGATGCCCCAGGGCTGGTACTTAATTAAATTGGAAGATAAAAAATTTAGCAAGCCTCCAACCTATGAGCAGGCTAAGGCAGCCATTCGTAATGGCTTGATGCAAAAAAAGCAGTTTGAGTTCTTATCTCAATTGCGTCAGGGTGCTAATATCGTCGTACGCTAA
- a CDS encoding lipocalin family protein yields the protein MTLFPHSRASLISILGILLICLGSSQVLAQQGDQGVKTIATLDVPRYLGTWYEIAKFPNWFQKKCISNTKAVYSAKPDGNLRVLNSCKTATGETSEAEGLARQIGSKDSPKLEVRFAPEWLSFLPLVWGDYWVIDLDPQYQLAAVSDPRREYLWVLSRTPQVDPKVYADLLQRLKQQQFDIQKLEITSQKNEGT from the coding sequence ATGACCTTATTTCCACATTCCCGCGCCTCATTGATCTCTATATTGGGCATCCTATTGATTTGTCTTGGATCGTCCCAAGTCTTGGCGCAGCAGGGTGATCAGGGTGTCAAGACCATAGCTACTTTAGATGTTCCTCGCTACCTAGGTACATGGTATGAGATTGCAAAATTCCCAAACTGGTTTCAGAAAAAATGTATCTCCAACACCAAAGCGGTTTATAGCGCTAAGCCCGATGGCAATCTTCGGGTCCTCAATAGCTGTAAAACTGCTACTGGTGAGACTTCAGAGGCAGAGGGTTTGGCTCGCCAAATTGGTAGTAAGGATTCACCCAAATTAGAGGTGCGTTTCGCACCCGAGTGGCTCTCTTTTTTACCCTTAGTGTGGGGTGACTACTGGGTCATTGATTTAGATCCACAATATCAATTAGCTGCTGTGAGCGACCCTAGAAGAGAATATCTTTGGGTGCTATCAAGAACCCCTCAGGTCGACCCAAAAGTCTATGCTGATTTATTGCAGCGCCTAAAGCAACAACAATTTGATATTCAAAAGCTAGAAATCACTTCGCAGAAAAATGAAGGTACTTGA
- a CDS encoding SDR family oxidoreductase gives MEHTVLVTGATAGFGEATARRFLAHGHQVIALGRRVERLEALKASLPAEQQKKLLTLVVDVCNSAKVDGLAATLPTDFAKVTVLVNNAGLALGLELAHQAFLADWDRMIDTNIKGLVHMTRAFLPGMVERKCGHVINLGSVAASYPYPGGNVYGGTKAFVHQFSLNLRADLIGTPVRVTCVEPGMCSGTEFSNVRFKGDDIKADKVYTGVKALSADDVAEAIYWSANLPSHMNINLLELMPVQQAFNPFHIHRGEL, from the coding sequence ATGGAACATACCGTTTTAGTTACCGGCGCTACTGCTGGCTTTGGAGAGGCAACTGCGAGACGATTTTTAGCGCATGGCCATCAAGTGATTGCGCTAGGCAGAAGAGTTGAGCGCCTAGAGGCTCTAAAGGCATCTCTTCCGGCGGAGCAGCAGAAAAAATTACTCACTTTAGTCGTTGATGTTTGCAATAGCGCAAAGGTTGATGGACTCGCTGCCACACTACCAACTGATTTTGCTAAGGTGACAGTACTAGTAAATAATGCTGGATTGGCTTTAGGTCTTGAGCTGGCACATCAAGCTTTTCTTGCAGATTGGGATCGAATGATTGATACCAACATCAAGGGGCTAGTACATATGACGCGTGCCTTTTTACCGGGCATGGTGGAGCGCAAGTGTGGACATGTGATTAATCTAGGCTCAGTGGCGGCAAGTTATCCCTATCCAGGGGGTAACGTCTACGGAGGTACTAAAGCCTTTGTTCATCAATTTAGCTTAAATCTCAGGGCAGATTTAATTGGTACACCAGTGCGTGTTACTTGCGTTGAGCCAGGGATGTGTTCTGGAACTGAGTTTTCGAATGTGCGCTTTAAGGGTGATGATATTAAGGCTGATAAGGTCTACACCGGAGTGAAAGCATTAAGTGCGGATGATGTAGCGGAGGCTATTTATTGGTCTGCTAACTTACCAAGTCATATGAACATTAATTTATTAGAACTCATGCCAGTGCAACAGGCCTTCAACCCTTTTCATATTCACCGTGGTGAACTTTAA
- a CDS encoding pseudouridine synthase translates to MAKPISLEKILFSQGFGTRRYCSDLVYADLVKVNGVPADDPEERIATEGLMLNVEGKDWEFHEKAYIAFNKPPNYECSHKTTHHPSVYSLLPKPFVERGLQCVGRLDFDTTGLILISDDGQFIHKMTTPKKNIGKVYEITTPEPITQKQIDHLLTGVVLDDDPKPCFATACKQLGENVLAMTIVEGRYHQVKRMMAAVGNHVAKLHRTEIGQFIMPVDLAEGEWRWLYPDDLQKLSQSVGAPNV, encoded by the coding sequence ATGGCCAAACCAATTTCTCTCGAAAAAATACTATTTAGCCAAGGCTTTGGTACCAGGCGCTATTGCAGCGATTTAGTCTATGCCGACCTAGTCAAGGTTAATGGTGTTCCGGCGGATGATCCAGAGGAGCGCATTGCTACCGAAGGGTTAATGCTTAACGTAGAGGGCAAAGATTGGGAGTTTCATGAAAAAGCTTATATTGCGTTTAATAAGCCGCCAAACTATGAGTGCTCTCATAAAACTACGCATCATCCCAGCGTCTACAGTTTGCTGCCTAAACCTTTTGTAGAACGAGGCTTGCAATGTGTCGGGCGCTTAGACTTTGACACTACTGGCTTAATTTTGATATCAGATGATGGCCAGTTTATTCATAAGATGACTACACCCAAGAAAAACATTGGCAAGGTTTATGAGATCACCACTCCTGAGCCCATTACCCAAAAGCAGATCGATCATTTATTAACAGGGGTTGTTTTGGATGATGATCCAAAGCCCTGTTTTGCCACAGCATGCAAGCAGCTTGGAGAGAATGTGTTGGCAATGACTATTGTTGAGGGTCGTTATCATCAAGTAAAACGAATGATGGCTGCGGTAGGCAATCATGTTGCCAAGCTTCATCGAACTGAAATCGGACAATTCATCATGCCAGTAGATTTGGCTGAGGGTGAGTGGCGTTGGCTTTACCCGGATGATTTACAGAAACTATCTCAGAGTGTAGGAGCTCCCAATGTCTAA
- a CDS encoding isochorismatase family protein, producing MNQSNQIHSENSILILIDLQGRLMPAIDQGEAVLKQCIRTAQIAQLLEIPIIGTEQSPNSLGSNLDSIQSFCSKTIEKEHFNACADGLTAAIPDNRQQCILMGCETHVCLMQTALNLIDKGYDVSVVVDGVGSRWALDKQIALDRLNIAGARLITAEMLGFEWLKTAQNPVFKEVLALLK from the coding sequence GTGAACCAATCTAACCAAATCCACTCAGAAAATTCAATCCTTATCTTGATCGATTTACAGGGGCGTCTGATGCCTGCGATTGATCAAGGTGAAGCAGTGCTCAAGCAATGTATTCGCACGGCTCAAATTGCCCAACTACTCGAGATTCCGATTATTGGCACAGAGCAAAGTCCAAATAGTTTAGGAAGTAATCTCGACTCTATTCAGTCTTTTTGCAGTAAAACGATTGAGAAAGAGCATTTCAATGCCTGCGCTGATGGCCTGACTGCCGCCATTCCTGATAATCGCCAACAGTGCATTCTGATGGGATGCGAAACCCACGTTTGCTTAATGCAAACTGCGCTTAATCTCATTGATAAAGGCTACGATGTTTCCGTAGTGGTAGATGGAGTTGGCTCACGCTGGGCACTTGATAAGCAAATTGCACTTGATCGACTAAACATTGCTGGAGCACGACTTATTACGGCGGAGATGCTCGGATTTGAGTGGCTAAAGACAGCGCAAAATCCCGTCTTCAAAGAAGTTCTTGCGCTACTAAAATAA
- a CDS encoding sulfite exporter TauE/SafE family protein, translating to MISLLQAFDDHSLAFFVFAAISVIIVGISKSGFGAGLGVLSLPLMASQSSINEALAIMLPLLIAIDLVGLRRFLKNADWRILRLVLLPAAFGMLLGYLFFSAITPKILSLSIGIFTLLFLIQSVVMSRIDLKEARPFPWLGRLMGGVSGFTSFIAHIGGPPITIYMLREKVLPIVYTSTLGIFFTCINFGKLVPYAYLDLLNFKQLATSILLLPLVPVGVYLGFYLAEKISVKWYYIIVQIFLLIASIKLIADGLLA from the coding sequence ATGATTTCTTTGCTTCAAGCCTTTGACGACCACTCTTTAGCCTTCTTTGTATTTGCGGCAATTAGCGTCATTATTGTGGGTATTTCTAAAAGTGGGTTCGGTGCTGGCCTGGGAGTGCTTTCACTCCCCCTGATGGCAAGTCAGTCCAGCATCAATGAGGCTTTAGCAATTATGTTGCCACTTTTGATCGCAATTGATTTAGTTGGACTGAGACGATTCCTTAAAAATGCCGATTGGCGAATACTGAGGTTAGTGTTATTACCTGCTGCATTTGGAATGCTTTTAGGCTACCTCTTCTTTTCGGCCATTACTCCTAAAATTCTCTCTCTTTCGATCGGTATTTTTACCTTACTCTTTTTGATTCAAAGTGTAGTGATGTCGCGTATTGATTTAAAAGAGGCTAGGCCATTTCCTTGGCTCGGTAGATTGATGGGGGGTGTATCTGGATTTACCTCTTTTATTGCGCATATAGGCGGTCCGCCAATCACGATCTATATGTTGAGGGAAAAAGTTTTACCTATCGTATACACCTCAACCTTGGGGATATTTTTCACTTGTATCAATTTTGGGAAATTGGTTCCATATGCCTATCTTGACTTGCTGAACTTTAAGCAACTAGCCACTTCAATCCTACTATTGCCCTTGGTGCCGGTGGGTGTCTATTTAGGGTTTTATTTAGCTGAGAAGATTTCAGTAAAGTGGTACTACATCATCGTTCAAATTTTCTTGTTGATCGCGAGTATTAAATTAATTGCAGATGGCTTATTAGCCTAA
- a CDS encoding DUF2889 domain-containing protein, giving the protein MLSTPASRNPLHTREITFQGYAREDGLWDIEAHLRDFKFQPFTTGGKTWEPGQAFHDMWVRITVNTELVIQAIEVAMDSHPHPECPQVIPPMDALIGARIGKGWRKTINEHLGGIKGCTHLRELLSNVATAAFQSIPGALFDPDDNKPPLYLGTCKSWDFNGPVVMRVYPKFYKWKPTV; this is encoded by the coding sequence ATGCTCTCAACCCCAGCATCCAGAAATCCTCTTCATACTCGTGAAATTACTTTTCAGGGCTATGCTCGCGAGGATGGCTTATGGGATATTGAAGCGCATTTGCGAGATTTTAAATTTCAGCCATTTACTACCGGCGGAAAAACTTGGGAGCCGGGCCAAGCCTTCCACGATATGTGGGTTCGTATTACCGTCAATACTGAGTTAGTGATTCAAGCAATTGAAGTGGCCATGGACAGCCATCCCCACCCAGAATGCCCGCAAGTGATACCTCCAATGGATGCGTTGATTGGAGCGCGCATTGGCAAGGGTTGGCGCAAAACGATCAATGAACACCTTGGAGGCATTAAGGGGTGCACTCATTTACGCGAACTTCTCAGCAATGTAGCTACCGCCGCATTCCAGTCTATTCCAGGCGCATTATTTGACCCGGATGACAACAAACCGCCACTCTATTTGGGAACCTGTAAATCTTGGGATTTCAATGGACCAGTGGTGATGCGCGTCTACCCCAAGTTTTACAAATGGAAGCCGACAGTCTAA